One Fusarium poae strain DAOMC 252244 chromosome 4, whole genome shotgun sequence DNA window includes the following coding sequences:
- a CDS encoding hypothetical protein (SECRETED:SignalP(1-20)~CAZy:AA5_2) — MVYLNSMALAALLLSPLASAALTKCPTKEATWTAQSGAGYSICKNTDYRNGGASLKVVKDIRNTNACAQICNQDPRCVKAVYDKKGRICHIKDENNAGRMNWERDNNFDAITLTNVEEGRFISTCPTGGHQYRALKGKGKTFNVCYSTDFVGASARQIKNVASLAACADQCSKINTCKKAVYDNEGKVCHIKAAEPNASLFWVQSKRFSVVQIPSAVKPATQGRWSDIIRLPVIPVAAYVVPQFPQSQQLLFFSSWGPDAFGGASGRTQFGALDLPTGAVAQREVADTHHDMFCPGMSQLGDGRIIIQGGSDAEAVSFYNPKDNSFTRGPNMQMPRGYQTSTILSDGRIFTIGGAYSGPRQGKNGEVYDPKTNKWTMLTGADVKPMLTTDREGIWREDNHAWLFGWKKGSVFQAGPSTTQHWYSTKQKGSVRLSGKRDDVNAMCGIFAMYDALNGKILTAGGAADYTNSNANKHAHITTIGEAYKPASVKRIADMAFPRGFGNAAVLPDGTVLVTGGQRRAMVFTNTDGILVPELYNPATNKWTQLAPHAVPRNYHSVSILLPDATVFIGGGGLCYVNKIGGSTAGCDKTADHADGEIFQPPYLFKKDGSLADRPLISGLVQKGVKAGSTLKFKVTNSSGKVTMSLVRMGSVTHSVNSDQRRVPLTNFSVKGNDYSVKLPSDNGILLPGYYYLFVMNAQGVPSMSKTVQIVL, encoded by the coding sequence ATGGTTTACCTCAACTCCATGGCTCTCGCAGCCCTCTTACTCTCTCCCCTCGCCTCCGCCGCTTTGACCAAGTGTCCTACAAAGGAAGCTACCTGGACTGCCCAGTCTGGCGCCGGCTACTCCATCTGCAAAAACACCGACTACAGGAATGGTGGAGCCAGTCTCAAGGTTGTCAAGGATATTCGAAACACCAACGCGTGCGCCCAAATCTGCAACCAGGACCCTCGATGCGTCAAGGCCGTCTACGACAAGAAGGGTCGCATCTGCCATATCAAGGACGAAAACAACGCTGGTCGCATGAATTGGGAGAGGGACAATAACTTTGACGCTATTACTCTCACCAACGTCGAGGAGGGAAGGTTCATTTCCACCTGTCCCACTGGAGGTCACCAATACCGTGCCCTCAAGGGTAAGGGCAAGACTTTCAACGTCTGCTACAGCACTGACTTTGTCGGTGCTTCTGCTCGACAGATCAAGAATGTTGCTTCCCTTGCTGCTTGTGCTGATCAGTGCTCCAAGATCAACACCTGCAAGAAGGCTGTCTACGATAACGAGGGCAAGGTCTGCCATATCAAGGCTGCTGAGCCCAACGCCTCTCTCTTTTGGGTTCAGAGTAAGCGATTCAGCGTTGTTCAGATTCCTTCTGCTGTCAAGCCCGCTACCCAGGGTCGCTGGTCTGACATTATTCGTCTTCCCGTAATTCCCGTCGCTGCCTACGTCGTTCCCCAATTCCCTCAGTCTCAGcagcttctcttcttctcttcttgggGTCCTGATGCTTTCGGTGGTGCCTCTGGCCGTACCCAGTTCGGTGCCCTCGATCTCCCTACCGGAGCCGTTGCTCAGCGTGAGGTCGCTGACACTCATCACGACATGTTCTGCCCTGGCATGAGCCAGCTCGGCGATGGTCGTATCATCATTCAAGGTGGCTCTGATGCTGAGGCTGTCAGCTTCTACAACCCCAAGGACAACTCTTTCACCCGGGGACCTAACATGCAGATGCCCCGTGGTTACCAAACCTCCACTATTCTATCTGACGGCCGCATCTTCACCATTGGAGGAGCCTACTCCGGTCCTCGCCAGGGCAAGAACGGTGAGGTCTACGACCCAAAGACCAACAAGTGGACCATGCTCACTGGAGCCGATGTCAAGCCCATGCTTACTACAGACCGCGAGGGTATCTGGCGTGAGGATAACCACGCTTGGCTCTTTGGATGGAAGAAGGGCAGTGTCTTCCAGGCCGGTCCCAGCACTACTCAGCACTGGTACAGCACCAAGCAGAAGGGATCCGTCCGTCTTTCCGGTAAGCGTGATGATGTCAACGCCATGTGCGGTATCTTTGCCATGTACGATGCTCTCAATGGCAAGATTCTTACTGCTGGTGGTGCTGCTGACTACACCAACTCGAATGCCAACAAGCACGCCCACATCACTACCATTGGAGAGGCTTACAAGCCTGCTTCCGTCAAACGTATCGCTGATATGGCTTTCCCCCGTGGCTTTGGTAACGCTGCTGTCCTTCCTGACGGAACTGTTCTTGTCACTGGTGGTCAGCGCAGGGCCATGGTCTTCACCAACACTGATGGTATTCTGGTTCCTGAGCTGTACAACCCGGCTACCAACAAATGGACCCAGCTTGCTCCTCACGCAGTTCCTCGCAACTACCATTCTGTTTCCATTCTTCTCCCCGATGCCACTGTTTTCATCGGCGGTGGTGGTCTCTGCTACGTCAACAAGATCGGTGGCTCTACTGCTGGCTGCGACAAGACTGCTGATCACGCCGACGGAGAGATCTTCCAGCCTCCTTACCTTTTCAAGAAGGATGGTTCTCTCGCTGACCGACCTCTCATCTCTGGTCTTGTTCAGAAGGGCGTCAAGGCTGGCAGCACCCTCAAGTTCAAGGTTACCAACAGTTCTGGCAAGGTCACCATGTCTCTTGTCCGTATGGGCAGTGTTACACACTCTGTCAACAGTGACCAGCGACGTGTTCCCTTGACCAACTTCTCTGTCAAGGGTAACGACTACTCCGTCAAGCTGCCCAGTGACAATGGTATCCTGTTGCCTGGATACTACTATCTCTTTGTCATGAATGCCCAGGGCGTTCCCAGCATGTCAAAGACTGTCCAGATCGTGCTATAA
- a CDS encoding hypothetical protein (MEROPS:MER0001244), producing MMTAPSHRFRVSGLLSSSLIKNHQQVPSTMKEEPLKVISPFSIPPIARRIDPTHLRTATSKPDGSDNNNDRVEIGPTPLAFSEWRSLGLQPPHLPTMRAYRLQRICNELSSRDLGGILLFDPLNIRYATDTTNMQLWTTHNPARACFVSASGYVVLWDFHGCNHLSAHLPLINERRSGASFFYFETGNRTEEQAARFAAQVDELMRQHAGNNRRLAVDRIEVAGLRALDALGLDVSNGQIVTEHARMIKGPDEILAIRCAVASCEAAIGEMRQAMRAGATENDVWAALHAGNIRRGGEWIETRLLSSGPRTNPWYQECGPRVLRDGDLVVFDTDLIGVYGICVDVSRSWICGDLEPTAEQKRLYRIAYEHITTNIEMVKPGVRFTDLTRNGHRLPEACRAQRYGVMFHGVGLCDEYPSIRYPEDLDSYGYEGELQAGMVLCVEAYVGEVGGKDGIKLENQLLVTETGYELLTHYPFEQSFLD from the exons ATGATG ACCGCTCCAAGTCACCGCTTCCGAGTTTCTGG CCTTTTGTCATCCTCTCTTATCAAGAATCATCAGCAAGTTCCGTCCACGATGAAAGAAGAACCATTGAAAGTCATCTCACCGTTCTCGATCCCTCCCATCGCTCGCCGTATCGATCCTACCCATCTCCGAACCGCTACTTCCAAACCCGATGGATCAGACAACAACAATGACCGTGTAGAAATCGGACCTACGCCTCTGGCATTTAGTGAGTGGCGAAGTCTTGGCCTTCAGCCACCTCATCTACCAACAATGCGTGCATATCGCCTGCAACGCATCTGCAATGAGCTATCAAGTCGCGACCTCGGGGGCATCCTACTCTTCGATCCACTCAACATTCGCTATGCCACTGACACAACCAACATGCAGCTATGGACCACACACAATCCCGCCCGCGCGTGCTTTGTTTCGGCAAGCGGTTATGTGGTACTGTGGGATTTCCATGGCTGTAACCATCTTTCAGCACATCTGCCTTTGATCAATGAACGACGTTCGGGCGCCTCGTTCTTTTATTTTGAAACCGGTAATCGTACCGAAGAACAAGCAGCGCGGTTCGCTGCTCAAGTTGATGAATTGATGCGACAGCATGCTGGCAACAATCGTCGTCTGGCTGTGGACCGCATTGAAGTCGCAGGCCTCAGAGCTCTCGATGCGTTGGGTTTGGATGTTTCAAACGGACAAATTGTCACTGAGCACGCACGAATGATCAAAGGCCCAGATGAGATCTTGGCGATTCGCTGTGCCGTTGCATCTTGTGAAGCTGCCATTGGTGAAATGCGTCAAGCCATGCGCGCTGGCGCCACCGAGAATGATGTCTGGGCTGCTCTACACGCTGGTAATATCCGTCGTGGCGGCGAGTGGATTGAAACGCGTCTTCTTAGTTCTGGGCCACGCACAAACCCTTGGTATCAGGAATGTGGTCCACGAGTGCTTCGTGACGGAGACCTGGTTGTCTTTGACACTGATCTTATTGGTGTATACGGTATCTGCGTTGATGTATCGCGGAGTTGGATTTGCGGCGACCTCGAACCTACCGCTGAACAAAAACGTCTATACCGCATCGCATATGAACACATCACTACCAACATTGAGATGGTTAAGCCCGGGGTACGCTTCACAGACCTAACACGTAACGGTCACCGCTTGCCTGAAGCATGTCGTGCTCAGCGCTATGGTGTCATGTTTCACGGTGTAGGTTTGTGTGATGAGTACCCGAGTATTCGATATCCCGAAGATCTCGATTCATATGGTTATGAAGGGGAGCTACAAGCGGGTATGGTTCTTTGTGTCGAGGCCTATGTTGGTGAAGTCGGTGGCAAGGATGGTATCAAATTGGAGAACCAGCTGCTTGTGACCGAAACGGGTTATGAGTTGCTTACTCATTATCCATTTGAACAGAGTTTTCTCGATTAG
- a CDS encoding hypothetical protein (SECRETED:SignalP(1-18)), whose translation MRPAFLLSTLGYALSIHAFEFTGPDSSEKLNLTQPITIAWNATTGSVSEPKARTLDLWFFAIVKDGWQGQEIASDLSLSSGSYKWDPKDIVKGFEDDDVSVSPDAEHYFEARLIDNDGNKLATVKTEKYALEGYDFIRNGGGKGVQSGFYTAVAATLMAGVMASGMI comes from the coding sequence ATGCGTCCAGCTTTCCTACTCTCAACTCTCGGCTACGCTCTCTCTATTCACGCCTTTGAGTTCACTGGTCCCGACTCATCTGAGAAGCTCAACCTGACTCAACCCATCACCATCGCATGGAACGCCACAACTGGATCCGTGAGCGAACCCAAAGCCCGCACTCTTGATCTCTGGTTCTTCGCGATTGTCAAGGATGGCTGGCAAGGTCAAGAGATTGCCTCCGACTTGAGTCTCTCATCGGGCTCGTACAAATGGGACCCCAAAGACATCGTCAAAGGTTTCGAGGACGATGACGTCTCGGTCTCGCCAGACGCAGAGCATTACTTCGAGGCTAGGCTGATTGACAATGATGGGAATAAGTTGGCAACGGTCAAGACCGAAAAGTATGCGTTGGAGGGTTATGATTTTATCAGAAATGGTGGTGGGAAGGGAGTTCAATCTGGGTTTTACACAGCTGTTGCTGCGACATTAATGGCCGGAGTAATGGCTAGTGGTATGATATAA
- a CDS encoding hypothetical protein (SECRETED:SignalP(1-17)) — protein MKLSLFLSAIGASGALADFTVFMTHHTSPASDFKNYQVHDGTPRTWAEMKKSMRWAEKSDVSGRKVGVRCKGSGCGYMGPVSNIEQLEMHFTNNPLYHWTIYKDRNWGMYGRDGVKYGDCQITTGNDFTVINENDKVVGHRKFRCRSRFTAHQINQGSRS, from the exons ATGAAACTTTCACTCTTCCTCTCTGCTATCGGGGCTTCGGGTGCCTTGGCAGACTTTACCGTCTTCATGACACATCACACCTCTCCAGCCAGCGACTTTAAGAACTACCAAGTCCACGATGGAACTCCTCGAACATGGGCCGAGATGAAAAAGTCTATGCGCTGGGCTGAGAAGTCAGATGTCAGCGGTAGAAAGGTCGGTGTTCGTTGCAAGGGAAGTGGCTGCGGATACATGGGTCCAGTCAGCAATATTGAACAGCTCGAGATGCACTTTACCAACAACCCTCTCTACCATTGGA CTATCTACAAGGACCGCAACTGGGGCATGTATGGTC GCGATGGTGTTAAATATGGCGATTGCCAGATTACTACCGGTAATGACTTTACTGTCATTAATGAGAACGACAAGGTTGTCGGTCACCGCAAGTTCAGGTGCCGCTCGCGCTTCACTGCTCATCAGATCAACCAAGGCAGCAGGAGTTAA